The following coding sequences lie in one Arabidopsis thaliana chromosome 3, partial sequence genomic window:
- a CDS encoding F-box/RNI-like superfamily protein (F-box/RNI-like superfamily protein; CONTAINS InterPro DOMAIN/s: F-box domain, cyclin-like (InterPro:IPR001810), F-box domain, Skp2-like (InterPro:IPR022364), FBD-like (InterPro:IPR006566), Leucine-rich repeat 2 (InterPro:IPR013101); BEST Arabidopsis thaliana protein match is: F-box/RNI-like superfamily protein (TAIR:AT3G49150.1); Has 1668 Blast hits to 1623 proteins in 25 species: Archae - 0; Bacteria - 0; Metazoa - 0; Fungi - 0; Plants - 1668; Viruses - 0; Other Eukaryotes - 0 (source: NCBI BLink).) has translation MDIGPKDKISNLPEALICHILSFLPIEDSALTSVLSKRWRYLFAFRPNLVFDDSVCLRPPCGHGVIPDYVTSWILNVLERGVLDLDLQVNVNGVRLPSKVFVSKSLVRLRIESGNVRGIDVDDVFLPKLKSLYLHTIMLGKGEDCFEKLTSGCHVLEELVLNNVYSNVWNRSVSSKTLKRLTLWCTESYDKNPHSVLFDTPNLVYLKYSDYVAAKYPKVNFSSLVDATIGLAMTSDQDANASYDALVGNATDFLMGICNVQILCLSANSLAVLTFCCESIPVFNNLIQLTIKTNQSVGWESLPALLKNCPILETLVFEGLLHMYTIKCGDVDGCLCKYSGEVPSCLSSSPVKVLKILRFGEYGIVNQIEMIKIFLETMPHLEQLTVYYNTPIGGDLIEEVSSQLKNFAREASPNCEIQVIPDVLS, from the exons atGGATATTGGTCCAAAAGATAAAATCAGCAATCTACCAGAAGCTCTGATTTGCCACATATTGTCATTCCTTCCCATAGAAGATTCTGCTTTGACCTCAGTTCTCTCAAAGAGATGGCGCTATCTCTTTGCTTTCAGACCAAACCTTGTTTTCGATGACTCGGTATGTCTACGTCCACCA TGTGGACATGGTGTTATTCCAGACTATGTCACATCTTGGATACTCAATGTGTTAGAGCGTGGGGTATTGGATCTTGACTTGCAAGTTAATGTGAATGGGGTTCGTCTGCCTTCAAAGGTCTTTGTGAGCAAGTCACTGGTTAGGCTGAGAATAGAATCTGGAAATGTTCGTGGCATTGATGTGGACGATGTTTTTCTCCCAAAGCTAAAGTCTCTCTATCTTCATACAATTATGTTGGGAAAAGGTGAAGATTGCTTCGAAAAACTTACTTCTGGTTGTCATGTCCTTGAGGAATTAGTTCTGAATAATGTCTACTCCAATGTTTGGAACCGCTCTGTGTCTTCCAAAACCCTCAAGAGACTAACGCTATGGTGTACAGAGTCGTATGATAAAAATCCGCAtagtgttttgtttgatacaCCAAATCTTGTCTACTTGAAATACTCCGATTATGTTGCGGCAAAGTATCCAAAAGTGAATTTCAGTTCGCTTGTTGATGCCACTATTGGTCTTGCAATGACAAGTGATCAGGATGCAAATGCAAGCTATGATGCTTTGGTCGGCAATGCAACAGACTTTCTAATGGGAATATGCAATGTTCAGATCCTTTGCTTATCTGCCAACAGTCTTGCG gtTCTTACTTTCTGCTGTGAATCAATACCGGTATTCAACAACCTGATTCAGTTAACTATTAAGACTAACCAAAGCGTAGGATGGGAATCATTGCCAGCTCTACTCAAGAACTGTCCAATTCTAGAAACCCTTGTCTTCGAA GGACTCCTGCACATGTATACAATAAAATGCGGGGATGTTGACGGTTGCCTATGCAAATATTCAGGGGAGGTTCCCAGTTGCTTATCATCAAGTCCAGTGAAGGTTTTAAAGATATTGAGATTTGGTGAATATGGTATAGTCAATCAGATAGAGATGATCAAGATCTTCCTAGAGACAATGCCGCATCTTGAACAACTGACAGTATACTACAATACACCAATTGGTGGTGATCTGATTGAAGAAGTGTCAA
- a CDS encoding pirin (pirin, putative; CONTAINS InterPro DOMAIN/s: Pirin, C-terminal (InterPro:IPR008778), Pirin (InterPro:IPR012093), Cupin, RmlC-type (InterPro:IPR011051), Pirin, N-terminal (InterPro:IPR003829); BEST Arabidopsis thaliana protein match is: pirin (TAIR:AT3G59220.1); Has 7341 Blast hits to 7341 proteins in 1468 species: Archae - 68; Bacteria - 4652; Metazoa - 72; Fungi - 217; Plants - 124; Viruses - 0; Other Eukaryotes - 2208 (source: NCBI BLink).), with translation MKVMVLSLGKASPSKSDHELLDPFVSLVEFSVSPPGGFKDHPHRGFESVTYMFQGGIIHQDCNGNKGTIHEGDVQWMTAGRGIIHSEMPEEQVNKGLQLWINLPSSAKMIEPKNIEISSSEIPSADDYGVEVKVIAGESMGVKSPFYTKTPIMFLDFTLDPKAQTHQAVPESWTAFAYIVEGDEGVFSSSDSSTVQAHNVVVFGTGDEVSVWNTSNSRPLRFLLIAGEPIGEPVVQHGPFVMNSQDEIEMTIGDYRNGMNGFEMAKHWRSE, from the exons ATGAAGGTTATGGTACTGTCGTTAGGCAAGGCATCACCAagtaa GAGTGACCATGAGTTATTGGACCCGTTCGTCTCGCTAGTTGAATTTTCCG tTTCACCTCCTGGTGGATTCAAAGATCATCCTCACAGAG GTTTTGAAAGTGTTACATACATGTTCCAG GGAGGCATCATTCACCAAGACTGTAATGGTAATAAAGGTACAATCCATGAAGGAGATGTTCAg TGGATGACAGCAGGAAGAGGAATCATTCATTCGGAAATGCCTGAAGAACAAGTCAACAAGGGGTTACAGCTTTGGATCAACCTCCCTTCTAGTGCCAAAAT GATCGAGcctaaaaatatagaaatctCGAGTTCAGAGATACCTAGCGCAGATGACTATGGAGTAGAGGTCAAAGTCATTGCTGGAGAGTCAATGGGAGTCAAATCTCCTTTCTACacaaaaacaccaatcatgttcCTAGACTTTACGCTCGATCCAAAAGCTCAAACCCACCAGGCCGTTCCAGAGTCATGGACCGCCTTTGCCTACATTGTAGAAGGCGATGAAGGCGTTTTTAGCTCCTCGGACTCTTCCACAGTACAAGCACATAATGTTGTGGTGTTTGGGACAGGGGATGAAGTTAGCGTGTGGAACACGTCAAACTCTAGGCCGTTGAGGTTCTTGTTGATTGCAGGGGAACCGATAGGCGAGCCTGTGGTTCAGCATGGGCCATTTGTGATGAACTCACAGGATGAGATTGAAATGACAATTGGGGACTATCGTAATGGCATGAATGGCTTCGAAATGGCCAAGCATTGGAGGTCAGAGTGA